The DNA window CGCTGCTGCTTGGCCTCATAGATGGCGATGAGCCTGCCCTGTATCTCGTCGAACGGTATGGCGGGGCCCTCGTCGCCGATGTAGATGCTGCCGTCCTTCTGTATGGTGAGGATCACGTCGGTCTTGGCGCGCTTGAGCGCAGGGGCCTGCGCCTGCGGCAGGTTCACCGGCAGCCCCTGCTGCAGAAGGGGGGCGGTGATCATGAAGGCGATCAGCAGCATGAGCGCCACGTCCACCAGTGGCGTGATGTTGATCTCGGAGAGCAGACGGTTGTGGGTCTTGCCCTTCCTGAGAAGCTCCTGTTTGGTTCCAAGCATCGTCTGGCGTCCTTATCCTATTCCTGGTTGTAGTACTCGTGCGAGATCCGGAGATTGAGATCGTCGCTGAAGTCGTCCAGGTCCTTGGCTATGATCCTTATGCGGTTCACGAAGAAGTTGTAGAAGATCGTGGCCGGCACCGCGGCGATGAGGCCCACCGCGGTGGTGATGAGCGCCTCGGAGATGTAGGGCCCAACGACCGCGAGGCTCGAGGAGCCGGTCTTTCCGATCTTCCAGAAGGCGTGCAGTATCCCCCACACCGTGCCGAAGAGGCCGAGGAACGGGGCGGCGCTGCTGGTCGTCGCCAGAAACGGCACGCTGTACTCCATGGACTCGATCTCCTCGTCGGCCGCCCGCTTGATCTCGCGCTGCACCATCCTCGAGGCCTGCGGCGACTGGTTCTCGCGCAGGCTGTCCACCGCCGCCTTGAAGACGTTGAAGGCAGGGCTCTTGCGGAACGTGCCCTTGGAGAGGATGGCGTCTATGGACTTGGACTGGTTGAAGAGGCGGTAGAAGCGCTCCGAGAGCTGCTTGGCCCTCTTGAGCTGGCGGTGCTTCGAGCCGATGATCGCCCACGAGACGATCGAGAAGACGAACAGCATCACCATGACGATCTGCACGATCAGGTCGGCCCCGAATATAAGCTGGATCATGCTCTGGTTGCCGAGGGCGAGGTCGGTGGCCTCTACGATCTCCTGTGTCTGGGCCATGACGCCCAGCAGCGCGATGGGATTCATACGGTGTTGTTCTCCTTTGTGAGATTGATGCGGGAATATACGTATTGAGCATGAGTCCTGTCAACTCAACTCGGCATCGACGCCGCTCGCGCAGGATGAGGACCGAAGAGAGGCGGCGTGCGATCTCTTCCCGCGCGGGGAGTCTCGCACCGAGGGCAGCCGGTCGCGGCAAAAGGGCCCGGTGAAGCGGCA is part of the Pseudomonadota bacterium genome and encodes:
- a CDS encoding biopolymer transporter ExbD encodes the protein MLGTKQELLRKGKTHNRLLSEINITPLVDVALMLLIAFMITAPLLQQGLPVNLPQAQAPALKRAKTDVILTIQKDGSIYIGDEGPAIPFDEIQGRLIAIYEAKQQRDLFIKADTDVKYGWVVRVMSMAKRAGVDRIGMITHPEFEAQESEDREKS
- a CDS encoding MotA/TolQ/ExbB proton channel family protein, encoding MNPIALLGVMAQTQEIVEATDLALGNQSMIQLIFGADLIVQIVMVMLFVFSIVSWAIIGSKHRQLKRAKQLSERFYRLFNQSKSIDAILSKGTFRKSPAFNVFKAAVDSLRENQSPQASRMVQREIKRAADEEIESMEYSVPFLATTSSAAPFLGLFGTVWGILHAFWKIGKTGSSSLAVVGPYISEALITTAVGLIAAVPATIFYNFFVNRIRIIAKDLDDFSDDLNLRISHEYYNQE